The following coding sequences lie in one Anoplolepis gracilipes chromosome 4, ASM4749672v1, whole genome shotgun sequence genomic window:
- the LOC140664801 gene encoding very-long-chain enoyl-CoA reductase-like — translation MEIEVLSAKSSKVITIINVNLSTTIGEIKQQLYEKKKAPYVLRQSLRLEAKGKSLSDSETVKSLALKPNGKLYYKDLGPQIGWKTVFLVEYAGPLALYLWMYQRPWLFYGNVGSNYHYVVNSAAIAWTLHYAKRLLETLFVHRFSHATMPLRNLFKNCSYYWLFTLYVAYYTNHPLYTAPSVLQFYIGAATFTLCELGNFSIHLALRNLRPPGSTVKKLPMPTNNPFTALFNFVSCPNYTYEIGSWIGFTVMTSCLPAGLFMLAGAYQMTVWALEKHKLYKRTFSTYPKSRKAIIPFIL, via the exons ATGGAG atCGAAGTCCTGTCGGCAAAGTCTTCGAAAGTGATAACCATCATCAAT GTAAATTTGAGCACTACGATAGGAGAAATTAAACAGCAGttatacgagaaaaaaaaggcaCCTTACGTTTTAAGACAAAGTCTGAGATTGGAAGCTAAGGGAAAATCATTGTCTGATTCGGAAACAGTTAAATCTCTGGCACTAAAACCAAATGGAAAACTTTATTACAAGGATCTTGGTCCCCAAATTGGCTGGAAGACTGTATTCTTGGTGGAATACGCAGGACCATTAGCATTGTATCTTTGGATGTATCAGCGTCCATGGTTGTTTTATGGAAATGTTGGTAGCAATTATCATTATGTAGTTAA ttCGGCAGCTATTGCTTGGACACTGCATTATGCAAAACGTCTGCTGGAAACTCTGTTTGTTCATCGTTTCAGTCACGCAACAATGCCATTGCGTAATCTATTCAAAAATTGTTCCTATTATTGGCTCTTTACTTTGTATGTGGCATATTATACAAATCACCCGTTATATACAGCTCCCAGCGtacttcaattttatattggaGCAGCAACATTTACGCTGTGTGAGTTGGGTAATTTCAGTATCCATTTAGCTCTGAGGAATTTGAGGCCACCAGGTTCTACCGTCAAAAAACTTCCCATGCCAACTAATAATCCTTTCACTGCACTCTTCAACTTTGTCTCTTGTCCCAACTATACGTACGAAATAGGCAGTTGGATCGGATTTACCGTAATGACATCTTGTCTTCCag cTGGCTTATTTATGCTTGCCGGCGCGTATCAAATGACCGTATGGGCGCTTGAAAAACACAAACTCTACAAAAGAACATTCTCGACTTATCCGAAAAGTCGTAAAGCTATCATTccatttattctttaa
- the Tous gene encoding cilia- and flagella-associated protein 57 produces the protein MAVALQTRVLYGLKTDIIGNAHYITDAEILYPVGNVLAVHNILQHQQKLIRLPEKHHVNVICISPNKKYVALSEVGDKPTISVYDLNTLKRKKLLGIPFDTPGVTRFTSMGFTFDSKNLVAITGEPDQTMLFYNWEKGKVESTFKLANPQNPLAIAEMLSCNPTDSAVVAVGGRYNFKFLTVSETVWRPYGFAKAENLLVCSMTWLDGDRLLVGTEDGRVLYMENGDLKNVYWIADTGSMNLKIREEYVMPAATGSQITLDDARDDVSWEQNVRCLIGFPRGFAYAHGAGTIILFEKEGKHKYTKRNIYVLPERVVKDEDPDLYKINTIEVNPGFDRLIVTAGWSQLYYAALWGPDLQMDPEPQKLKVMGQPLHHGPISDLAMCAWKPVFMTCGELDRSVRLWDFETESLIMLKQYAEDISGIALHPMGLFCLIGFTDKLRFMSILIDDLLPMHEIAIRNCRTIRFSYGGHMFAAVNGNVVQVYTTIGFHNPFILKGHTGKVKALLWSQTDLKMLSMGTEGAIYEWDMTTGTRSGEIILKGLILHDIALSADTSFSYCIANDDLVREIKENAVIREFRLPGREMHQMIMGKDDLTLFITSPGGIIISLKSPLQTPIESLDFHVHSVDITQIALAYNENCLISVAMDGSLCIWKLYYPEGKGMKMSRDLPYTNEVLIGKGDLEEKIHTIRNLTVRMRELETEHAYKLRQIDIQHNDKLRDVHQGYCEAIKELRDKIEKLQEDHVNEINNINVDIVKMKNVHEETMQQMENNYEIKLITEYDKYQAFEERTNVMRENYEKQLKDLEKRDAEELQRTVTKYEALVHEKKLQLEETSDEMTHKDRVHDHLMTQIEDDMDREILEIRTKYENLLYEERQINLKLKGEAGMMRNKFMASQRDVDDLKRQVHRVQSEFTQFHKNIQDLEKQIAELRKEISEREAIIQNKEQQIYDMNRTNQELEKFKFVLDYKIQELKNQIEPRDREIQELKENIRDMETELTSLHKSNMSLELQLHEVREKLRGARQELDREMHRNKRCQQLLRKIRVDILDVAGLVQEPNALKTAVKDLYHKYSADDEFVRSRKADVDAQCEFIKQRDYLERTVASLKKQVFQDTSTSNKDLEKMIEENSMLIVELNTLREELKEARKQIFHMESLLGLTRKEVQPAEAKKKLEKVYLRYEELQEKYTTQMQEYQQVILALKEDIKRLLSKIPCEETEEEKKSS, from the exons ATGGCAGTAGCCCTGCAAACTCGTGTTCTTTACGGTTTGAAAACAGATATTATCGGTAACGCACATTACATTACGGATGCAGAAATTTTGTATCCGGTTGGTAATGTATTGGCGGTTCACAATATTCTTCAGCATCAGCAAAAGTTGATTCGATTGCCCGAAAAGCATCATGTAAATGTCATTTGCATTTCGCCTAATAA GAAATATGTCGCTTTATCCGAAGTGGGAGACAAACCTACCATATCCGTTTATGACCTCAACACTCTAAAGCGCAAGAAGCTACTTGGAATACCTTTTGACACCCCGGGAGTAACGAGATTTACGAGCATGGGTTTCACCTTTGACAGTAAAAATCTAGTAGCGATTACCGGTGAACCCGATCAAACGATGCTCTTCTACAACTGGGAGAAGGGCAAGGTCGAGTCGACATTCAAGCTGGCAAATCCGCAAAATCCACTGGCGATCGCCGAGATGTTGTCTTGCAATCCGACAGACTCGGCGGTGGTGGCGGTCGGTGGCCGATACAACTTCAAGTTCCTTACCGTTTCCGAGACGGTGTGGCGTCCGTACGGCTTCGCCAAGGCGGAGAACCTTCTCGTTTGCTCGATGACCTGGCTGGACGGCGACCGACTGCTGGTCGGTACCGAGGACGGTCGCGTTCTCTATATGGAGAACGgtgatttgaaaaatgtttattggATAGCAGACACAGGGTCGATGAATCTCAAGATCCGTGAGGAATATGTTATGCCAGCTGCCACCGGCTCGCAGATAACATTGGACGACGCTCGCGACGATGTTTCCTGGGAGCAGAATGTGCGTTGCTTGATCGGATTTCCACGAGGCTTCGCCTACGCCCACGGTGCGGGAACCATAATATTGTTCGAAAAAGAAGGGAAGCATAAGTATACAAAGAGAAACATCTACGTGCTTCCGGAACGGGTGGTGAAGGATGAAGATCCGGATCTGTACAAGATCAACACGATCGAAGTGAATCCCGGATTCGACCGGCTGATCGTCACCGCCGGTTGGTCTCAGTTGTATTATGCTGCATTGTGGGGTCCGGATCTGCAGATGGACCCGGAACCACAGAAACTTAAAGTCATGGGTCAGCCGTTGCATCATGGTCCCATCAGCGATCTCGCCATGTGCGCGTGGAAGCCAGTCTTCATGACGTGCGGCGAGCTGGATCGTAGCGTCCGACTGTGGGACTTTGAAACTGAGAGTTTAATCATGCTGAAACAATACGCGGAAGATATATCCGGCATCGCGTTACATCCGATGGGACTATTCTGTTTGATTGGCTTCACCGATAAACTACGTTTCATGAGCATCCTGATCGACGATTTATTGCCGATGCACGAGATCGCCATCAGAAACTGTAGAACGATTCGTTTCAGTTATGGTGGTCACATGTTCGCTGCGGTCAACGGCAACGTCGTGCAAGTGTACACCACCATTGGTTTTCACAATCCCTTCATCCTCAAAGGACACACGGGTAAAGTGAAGGCTCTCCTCTGGTCACAGACGGATCTGAAGATGCTGAGTATGGGTACGGAGGGTGCCATATATGAATGGGACATGACCACTGGCACGCGATCCGGTGAAATTATCTTGAAGGGCCTCATCTTGCACGACATCGCGCTCTCTGCGGACACCTCTTTCTCTTATTGTATCGCCAATGATGATCTTGTACGCGAAATCAAGGAAAATGCG gTTATTCGAGAATTTCGTTTGCCTGGTAGAGAAATGCATCAAATGATCATGGGAAAAGATGATCTGACTCTATTCATAACTTCTCCTGGTGGTATCATTATTTCGTTGAAGAGCCCGCTTCAAACTCCGATAGAATCGCTAGACTTTCATGTACACAGTGTCGATATTACGCAG ATCGCTCTCGCTTACAATGAGAACTGTTTAATCTCCGTTGCGATGGATGGCAGTTTATGCATTTGGAAGTTATATTATCCCGAAGGAAAGGGCATGAAAATGAGCAGAGATCTGCCATACACGAACGAAGTGTTAATTGGCAAAGGCGATTTAGAGGAGAAGATACACACGATCAGGAATTTGACAGTGAGAATGAGAGAGTTGGAAACTGAGCACGCGTATAAACTGCGACAGATCGACATACAACATAATGACAAGTTACGCGACGTGCATCAAGGCTACTGTGAAGCCATCAAGGAACTTCGGGATAAAATCGAAAAGCTTCAAGAGGACCACGTGAATGAAATCAATAACATAAATGTGGATATTGTGAAGATGAAGAATGTTCACGAAGAAACGATGCAACAGATGGAAAACAATTAtgaaatcaaattaatcacaGAATATGATAAGTATCAGGCATTTGAGGAACGTACCAATGTAATGCGTGAAAATTACGAGAAACAATTAAAAGATCTTGAGAAGCGCGACGCGGAGGAGCTACAGAGGACCGTGACCAAGTATGAAGCTCTGGTTCACGAAAAGAAACTGCAATTGGAAGAAACGTCCGACGAGATGACGCACAAAGACCGCGTTCACGATCATCTAATGACACAGATAGAGGATGACATGGATCGTGAGATTCTCGAAATACGTACGAAATACGAGAACTTGCTGTACGAGGAGAGGCAGATCAATCTGAAGCTCAAGGGAGAGGCTGGAATGATGCGAAATAAATTCATGGCTAGTCAGAGGGACGTGGATGATCTGAAAAGACAAGTACACCGCGTGCAAAGTGAATTTACGCAAttccataaaaatatacaagatcTGGAGAAGCAGATAGCGGAGCTGAGGAAAGAGATCAGCGAGAGAGAAGCTATTATTCAGAATAAGGAGCAACAGATATACGATATGAATCGGACGAATCAGGAATTGGAGAAGTTCAAGTTCGTCCTAGATTACAAGATACAGGAATTGAAGAATCAGATAGAGCCAAGGGATCGCGAGATACAGGAACTGAAGGAGAATATTCGGGACATGGAAACGGAGCTCACTAGTCTTCACAAGAGCAACATGAGCCTGGAACTGCAGCTGCACGAAGTGCGTGAGAAACTGCGCGGCGCGCGTCAAGAGCTCGATCGCGAAATGCATAGAAACAAACGGTGTCAGCAACTTTTGCGAAAAATTCGCGTAGACATTCTCGATGTCGCGGGACTCGTACAAGAGCCAAACGCTCTGAAAACGGCAGTGAAAGATTTATATCACAAGTACAGTGCGGACGATGAATTTGTACGTAGTCGCAAAGCAGATGTGGACGCGCAATGTGAATTTATCAAGCAGAGAGATTATTTGGAAAGGACCGTCGCGTCCCTAAAAAAACAGGTGTTTCAGGACACATCTACCAGTAATAAAGACTTAGAGAAAATGATAGAGGAAAATAGCATGCTTATCGTGGAGTTAAACACTTTGAGAGAGGAATTGAAAGAGGCGCGAAAGCAAATTTTTCATATGGAGAGTCTGTTGGGTTTAACACGAAAAGAAGTGCAACCCGCAGAAGCGAAAAAGAAGTTGGAGAAAGTATATCTCCGATACGAAGAGCTGCAGGAAAAATACACAACACAAATGCAAGAGTATCAGCAAGTTATTTTAGCACTAAAGGAAGATATTAAACGACTCTTGAGTAAAATACCTTGTGAAGAgacagaagaagaaaagaaatcgTCTTAA
- the Hat1 gene encoding histone acetyltransferase type B catalytic subunit, translating to MEDSLTARLKRLVTNGNEVLEFRLIRDLDDLNSKETVFKPEMTYQVFGNREIIFGYQDLKVQLFYSAGCLETYLGMTYTEKVNSEHEGVEADEVLTKIAEKLAPDVHYSLSSFTNALAKDDTFAPHGKLIHSFSLNDEGTTKRFEVYKADMNYKGFKEYHQRIQTFLLWYIDAALFIDIDDERWQYFNIFEKYTTPMGTSRYATIGFATVYRYYAYPQHIRPRVAQFLILPPFRRMGLGTYLLQAIYREYITRNEVKDITVESPSEVFQRLRNYVDALNCSTLPSFKPECLKKGFNNEMVTEARDKFRINKKQARIVYEILRLRATNVANPEEYRAYRLDVKNRLNIPFKRKQNEEAKILRALKNEEKRTYTSDNGLPSEEQRKEILETEYHLLEDEYKTVIKRLEYAADL from the exons ATGGAAGATTCGTTAACGGCACGTTTAAAAAGGCTAGTGACAAATGGCAATGAAGTCCTGGAGTTCAGATTGATTCGCGACCTGGACGACTTGAATTCAAAAGAGACGGTATTTAAACCAGAAATGACTTACCAAGTGTTTGGAAATAG GGAAATAATATTTGGTTATCAAGATCTAAAAGTACAACTATTCTATTCAGCGGGTTGTTTAGAAACATATTTAGGAATGACATATACCGAGAAAGTAAACTCAGAACATGAAGGAGTCGAGGCTGATGAGGTTCTAACAAAAATTGCTGAAAAGCTTGCACCTGATGTTCACTATAGCTTATCCAGTTTTACTAATGCACTTGCCAAGGATGACACATTTGCACCGCATGGAAAATTGATACACTCTTTCTCGTTAAATG ATGAAGGTACAACAAAGCGATTCGAGGTTTACAAAGCTGATATGAATTATAAAGGATTCAAGGAGTACCATCAAAGGATTCAAACATTTCTTCTTTGGTACATAGACGCGGctctttttattgatattgatGATGAGCGATGGCAGTACTTTAATAT atttgaaaaatacacCACGCCCATGGGTACATCTCGATACGCGACGATCGGTTTTGCTACTGTGTACCGATATTACGCGTATCCGCAGCATATTCGTCCACGCGTTGcccaatttttaattttgccaCCGTTTCGTCGAATGGGTCTTGGTACTTACTTGTTGCAAGCGATTTATCGCGAATACATTACAAGAAATGAAGTTAAAGATATAACag ttgaAAGTCCGTCCGAGGTATTTCAACGACTGCGAAATTATGTGGACGCTTTAAATTGCAGCACACTGCCTAGTTTCAAGCCAGAATGTTTAAAGAAAGGTTTCAACAATGAGATGGTCACTGAAGCTAGGGATAAATTCAGAATAAACaag AAACAAGCTCGCATAGTCTACGAAATTCTACGACTGCGCGCGACGAATGTTGCGAATCCGGAAGAATATCGAGCGTATAGATTAGATGTGAAGAATAGATTGAATATAccatttaaaagaaaacagaaTGAGGAAGCAAAGATACTACGTGCATTGAAAAATGAGGAAAAAAGAACATACACTTCTGATAATGGTCTACCATCCGAGGAACAACGCAAGGAGATATTGGAAACTGAATATCATCTTCTGGAAGATGAATACAAAACGGTTATCAAACGCTTGGAGTACGCTGCCGATCTgtga
- the LOC140664807 gene encoding testis-specific serine/threonine-protein kinase 3: protein MSHLSQTPSEEATLLARGYKLLRKLGEGCYAKVYVAEYKPEHNSDRNSILACKIIDTTNAPKDVVRKFLPRELDILVKLNHPHVVHVHSIFQRHTKYFIFMRFAENGDLLDFVLRNGAVSENQARVWFRQLTLGLQYLHEMEIAHRDIKCENVLLTANYNVKLADFGFARYLIDSRGKRVLSDTYCGSLSYAAPEILRAYPYNPKISDIWALGVILYILLNKAMPFDEDNLKRLYELQIARKWKFRSKIKDSVTDVVKKLVNNMLEPDVSKRWRLDQIVQSDWIAMDPRLLVLTPAEQTALNYAIEERKRHEEKFARREPARTESLVRSLFLNKRLKHEEKKKLDDTSYDVETEEVTILKDAAKATVSTLMTAGINLI, encoded by the exons ATGTCGCATCTGAGTCAGACCCCGTCCGAGGAAGCCACGTTGTTAGCCCGGGGTTATAAGCTACTAAGAAAGCTCGGTGAAGGTTGTTACGCAAAA GTGTATGTGGCTGAGTATAAGCCGGAACATAACTCTGATCGAAATAGCATTCTGGCCTGCAAGATCATCGACACCACAAACGCGCCGAAAGACGTTGTCCGGAAGTTTCTGCCGCGCGAACTAGACATTCTGGTCAAGTTGAATCACCCACATGTCGTGCATGTGCACAGCATCTTCCAGAGACACACCAAGTACTTCATATTCATGCGTTTCGCCGAGAATGGTGACCTTCTTGACTTTGTATTGAGAAACGGCGCGGTGTCGGAGAACCAAGCCCGTGTGTGGTTTCGGCAGCTCACTTTAG GCCTTCAGTATCTGCACGAAATGGAGATAGCGCATCGCGACATCAAGTGCGAGAACGTCCTCCTGACAGCCAACTACAATGTAAAACTGGCAGACTTTGGCTTTGCCCGTTACCTGATCGACAGTCGCGGTAAGCGTGTTCTGAGTGACACGTACTGCGGTTCGCTATCGTACGCGGCGCCGGAGATCCTCCGCGCCTATCCGTACAATCCCAAGATATCCGATATATGGGCCTTGGGCGTGATTCTCTATATATTGCTGAACAAGGCCATGCCGTTCGATGAGGATAACTTAAAGCGTCTGTACGAGCTGCAAATAGCGCGCAAATGGAAATTTCGCAGTAAAATAAAGGACAGCGTGACCGATGTAGTGAAGAAGCTCGTGAACAATATGCTCGAGCCGGACGTATCTAAACGCTGGCGTTTGGATCAGATCGTGCAGAGCGACTGGATCGCCATGGATCCGCGTCTCCTGGTGCTCACGCCTGCGGAACAGACCGCGCTGAACTACGCGATCGAGGAACGAAAGAGACACGAAGAGAAGTTCGCGAGGAGGGAACCGGCACGAACAGAGAGTCTCGTacgatcattatttttaaac AAACGGCTCAAACACGAGGAGAAAAAGAAGCTCGACGACACATCGTATGACGTAGAGACAGAGGAAGTAACGATCCTTAAAGACGCTGCAAAA gCAACAGTTTCAACGCTGATGACAGCCGgaattaacttaatttaa